Genomic window (bacterium BMS3Abin02):
CCGCGACGAGTTCGGATTCGAGGGGACCCCGATCAAGATGTTCGCGAGACGCCGCAAAGGTCGATCAGGGTAGGATGCGGCGGACACGAGAAAGGACACCGATGCGCCCGGTTTACGCAATTTCAGGCGGTCTATCCAAGTTCGCCAAGGCACGTCCGGACAAGACATTCCAGGCGGTGATCAAAGAAGCGTACGACGACGCCATCGCCGACCTCGGTCTCGACTTCCGCACATTCACCGCCGTGGCGGATGGATCAGTCGCTTCGTACTTCTCCGACCACTTCTCCCGTCAGCTCATGGCGGGGATCATGGCCCAGGACTATCTGGGCCTGCTCCCCAAACCCGGTCACAGGGTCGAAGGCGGCGGCGCGACGGGAGGACTGTGCTTTCAGGAAGCATGGAAGTCCGTTGCTTCGGGCGACATGGACGTCTGTGTCGCCTATGGCTTCGAGACGATGAGCCACGTCGAGACGTGGAAAGGAAACGAGTTCATCGCACTCGCCTCCGATGTCTCGTGGGACTACCCGGTGGGCGGGTTCTATTCCGGCTACTACGCCATGATGGTGTCGCGCCACATGAAGGAGTTCGGCACCACTCCGGAACAGATGGCGGCAGTGTCGGTCAAGAACCATCGCAACGCGTACTTCAACCCGTACGCCCAGAAGCGGAACAGGTACACGATCGAAGATGTGCGCAATGCTCCGATGGTTGCCTGGCCTCTCACGCGCCTCGACATCTGTGTGATGTCCGACGGGGCCGCGGTGACGATCCTCGCCTCAGAGGAGGGACTCACCAAGATCGAACAGGCAGGTGGCCGCGTGTGGCGGCCCCTCGTCAAAGTGGCCGCCATCGGCCGCGGAACCGACGCGATGCGGATGTCGGATCGTCCACATGTCGATTACGACACGTTCATGCGCGAGTACGCAACGGACCAGGAGAAGGGTTCGGACGAGACCCGCTCCTACTACAGACGCCTCTGGAATCGCGGCACGCGCTATCCGGGGGTGCACTCCTTCAGGGCCGGTCGTAGCGCCGGAAACATGGCGTACAAGAGAGCAGGCATCAGCGACCCGCTCCAAGAGTTGGACTTCGTCGAGTTGCACGACGCCTACACGTCGTCGGAGATACAGACATATGAGGACCTCGGCCTCTGCCGATATGGAGAAGGAGGCCCGTTCGCCGAGTCGGGAAAGGCGTTCCTTCCAGGAATCGACTACGGCTTGGAGCTGCCCGACGATCCGCTCACGCCTGTCAACCCGTCCGGTGGCCTGATTGCCTGCGGTCATCCTGTCGGCGCGACCGGACTCATGCAGGCAGTCTTCTCGATGTGGCAACTGCAGGGCACGATCAACAAGCATTTCGCCGACGCGACCCTCCAGGTGCAGGACGCCAGGAGGGGAGCGATTCACTCGCACGCCGGGACAGGAACCTACGTGACGGTGAGCATTCTCGAAAGGGAGGACTGACATGGCAAGACTGCCCGAACGCCGCCCGGAGACCCTCGGTGGGTACATCGTTCACGGAATCCCCTTCCCGGTCCAGACCGATGAGGACGCCCTGGCATTTCTCAAGAGGATGGCGCCCATCCAGATCGAGCAGGAGTACTCGATCACGTATCTGCACTCCTACGGTCAGGACAGCCCTTGGTTCGCCGGCGTGACGAACAAGAAACTGCTCGCAAGCCGCGATCCCGAGACCGGCTACACGTATGCGACGCCGCGGGGCCACGACATGTACACGGGCGAAGAAACCGAGTGGATTGACATCACCGACCGGAAGGCATCGGTTCACGCTTTCACCGTCTGCCACTTCGGATCCGAGGAGTTCCTTCCCGAGACTCCATACGTGCTCGCGCTGATCCAGTATGAGGATGTGGACACGCTGTTCCTGACGAGGCTGATGGGAGTCGATCCCGACGCCGCCTCTCTCGATTGGATCGGCATGCATGTGAAGCCCCGGTTTCTGCGCAACTCGAAGCTGAAACCGACCGATGTCTACTTCATCCCGGCCTGACGCAATCCCGGCCGGAGAGGACGATCGCCCTCCCCGGCCGTTCGGGTTTCGAACCATCATCGGCTTGACGGTGCTGTATCTCGCATACCGGCTCGTCCAAGGGATCATCTGGCTGGTGCACTGGGTGGCCGGCTAGACGGGTATGATGCGGGCCCTCGGGCTGTGGCGCAGCTTGGTTAGCGCGCTTGACTGGGGGTCAAGAGGTCGCCGGTTCAAATCCGGCCAGCCCGACTGCCGGAATCCCTGTGAGAGCCGGGATATCCGCGCGTTGCACGACGCGATCCGGTCGAGGTGACCCCCGAGTGCTCACCTCGACCGAGTGGTGCCCACACAAAGGTGTCTCGAAGACCATGCAACCGGCGCCGAACACACCACTTCCCGCCGCGCGAAGGTTCACCTCCCGTTCAACTTCCGGCCATGGTGAGGTCACCACCGACCCCTAACGTCCCTGGCGACAAGACCGGTCGCATCGCGAAATCACGCGGCGCACCGCAACGAGGAGGAGGAAAGATGTCGGACGATCAACCAAGAAGAAAGAGGTCGCGCACCATACGCATCGGAGTGCTCGTCGCCGCGGTGACGCTCGTTGCCGCGGCGTGCTCGAGCTCGCCGGGATCGGCGGCCACCCCGGCGCCCGCGGGCGACGGAACCACCACCGCCACATCGGCGCCCGTTGGCGACGGGACCACCAGTGCCCCGCCAACCCTCTCCGGCACGTTGAACGGCGCCGGCGCCACGTTCCCCGCCCCCATCTACCTGGAATGGATCGGCGCCTACCAGAAGCAGTTCCCAGACGTACGCGTCAACTACCAGGCAATCGGCTCCGGCGGCGGGGTCCAGAACTTCATCCAGCAGACCGTCGACTTCGCCGGGACAGACGCCTATCTCACCGACGACGAACTGGCCCAGGCGTCACAGAACGGAACCGTGTACCACATCCCCACGGTCTTCGGCGCCGTCGTGCCCGCGTACAATCTCCCCGGCGTCGACGGCCTCACACTCGACTGTGACAGTCTGGCCGGCGTCTTCCTCGGCACGATCACCCG
Coding sequences:
- a CDS encoding acetyl-CoA acetyltransferase — encoded protein: MRPVYAISGGLSKFAKARPDKTFQAVIKEAYDDAIADLGLDFRTFTAVADGSVASYFSDHFSRQLMAGIMAQDYLGLLPKPGHRVEGGGATGGLCFQEAWKSVASGDMDVCVAYGFETMSHVETWKGNEFIALASDVSWDYPVGGFYSGYYAMMVSRHMKEFGTTPEQMAAVSVKNHRNAYFNPYAQKRNRYTIEDVRNAPMVAWPLTRLDICVMSDGAAVTILASEEGLTKIEQAGGRVWRPLVKVAAIGRGTDAMRMSDRPHVDYDTFMREYATDQEKGSDETRSYYRRLWNRGTRYPGVHSFRAGRSAGNMAYKRAGISDPLQELDFVELHDAYTSSEIQTYEDLGLCRYGEGGPFAESGKAFLPGIDYGLELPDDPLTPVNPSGGLIACGHPVGATGLMQAVFSMWQLQGTINKHFADATLQVQDARRGAIHSHAGTGTYVTVSILERED